Proteins encoded within one genomic window of Bacteroidota bacterium:
- a CDS encoding 4Fe-4S dicluster domain-containing protein produces the protein MEYIDNIIFAVLTVAAFGFFGFQFNKIWKSISLGLPQNRKDRMGERAQRMLLVAFGQQKMFKKPLPAVLHGFIYVGFLVINIELLEILVDGIFGTHRFLSFLGPGYDALMATNEILGLLVIIACVMLLYRRNVMKVKRFSGVEMSRWPRLDANIILITEIVLMTFLFTFNTVEVKHIQDLGPLAAGMQHGVFPVSSMLASIWPDALTTEFVMMAGWWGHIIGIYLLLNYIPRSKHFHIIMAFPNVYSSKLEPKGKLDNVEFITREVKAMMDPSAASDPGDGTIPRFGARDVIDLPWTNLMNAYACTECGRCTDVCPANITGKKLSPRKIIMDTRDRMEELQRQNLLTPDAVKANAEETKRTLLNDFISAEELWACTTCNACTEACPVNIDHVSTIVSMRQCLVMEDSKAPQELNIMLTNIQNNGAPWAMSASSRFDWARDVEMPGHLVAQN, from the coding sequence ATGGAATACATCGACAACATCATTTTCGCCGTTTTGACGGTCGCAGCATTTGGCTTTTTTGGCTTCCAATTCAATAAAATTTGGAAAAGCATCTCCCTAGGGCTGCCCCAAAATCGCAAAGATCGCATGGGCGAACGCGCACAGCGCATGCTGCTCGTGGCCTTTGGACAGCAAAAAATGTTTAAAAAGCCGCTGCCCGCTGTCTTGCACGGCTTCATCTATGTCGGCTTCCTCGTCATCAACATCGAATTGCTCGAAATCCTCGTGGACGGCATTTTCGGGACCCATCGATTTCTGAGTTTCCTCGGACCGGGTTACGATGCGCTCATGGCAACGAATGAAATTCTTGGCCTGCTCGTCATCATCGCCTGCGTGATGCTGCTCTACCGCCGCAACGTCATGAAAGTGAAACGCTTCTCCGGTGTCGAAATGAGCCGTTGGCCAAGACTGGATGCCAATATCATCCTGATCACCGAAATCGTGCTCATGACTTTCCTGTTCACGTTCAATACGGTCGAAGTCAAGCACATCCAAGACCTTGGACCTTTGGCTGCAGGCATGCAGCATGGCGTTTTCCCGGTCAGCAGCATGCTTGCCAGCATTTGGCCTGATGCCTTGACCACCGAATTTGTCATGATGGCAGGCTGGTGGGGCCACATCATCGGCATTTACTTGCTGCTGAATTACATTCCCCGCTCCAAGCACTTCCACATCATCATGGCTTTCCCGAATGTCTATTCGAGCAAGCTCGAGCCCAAGGGCAAGCTGGACAATGTCGAATTCATCACCCGCGAGGTGAAAGCGATGATGGATCCGAGCGCAGCAAGCGATCCCGGCGACGGCACGATCCCCCGTTTTGGCGCCCGCGACGTGATCGACCTGCCCTGGACCAACCTGATGAATGCCTACGCCTGCACGGAATGTGGACGTTGTACTGACGTTTGCCCCGCGAATATCACCGGGAAAAAACTTTCGCCGCGCAAGATCATCATGGACACGCGCGACCGCATGGAGGAATTGCAACGTCAAAATCTCCTCACGCCCGACGCCGTCAAAGCCAATGCCGAGGAAACCAAACGCACGTTGCTCAACGACTTCATCTCCGCCGAGGAACTCTGGGCTTGCACCACTTGCAATGCCTGCACCGAGGCTTGCCCGGTCAACATTGACCATGTCTCCACCATCGTCTCGATGCGTCAATGCCTCGTGATGGAGGATTCCAAGGCGCCACAGGAGCTGAACATCATGCTCACCAATATCCAAAACAACGGCGCACCTTGGGCGATGAGCGCAAGCAGCCGGTTCGATTGGGCACGTGACGTGGAAATGCCGGGTCACCTCGTCGCGCAAAACTAG
- a CDS encoding (Fe-S)-binding protein, whose protein sequence is MVKVQVPTMADMVAQGKTPEILFWVGCAGSFDQRYQKVTKSFVRILEHVGVSYAVLGPEESCTGDPAKRAGDEMTFQMQALTNIAVLNGYEIKKIVTACPHCFNTLKNEYPNLGGNYEVLHHSQFLEQLIASGKLQVNEDAALIEGGVTFHDSCYLGRANEVYEAPRKVIESLKVEIREMKRSRTNGLCCGAGGAQMFKEAEHGNKEINIERSEEALATGAKTIAVGCPFCMTMLGDGVKNKNQEDTVKVLDIAELIASAKGLNP, encoded by the coding sequence ATGGTCAAGGTTCAGGTTCCCACGATGGCAGACATGGTCGCGCAGGGAAAAACGCCTGAAATTCTCTTTTGGGTGGGATGTGCCGGCTCCTTTGATCAGCGGTATCAGAAGGTGACCAAGTCATTTGTGCGCATTTTGGAACACGTCGGCGTGAGCTATGCTGTTCTCGGTCCGGAAGAATCCTGCACCGGTGATCCTGCCAAGCGCGCAGGCGATGAAATGACCTTCCAAATGCAGGCGCTCACCAACATCGCAGTCCTGAACGGCTACGAAATCAAGAAAATCGTGACGGCTTGCCCGCACTGCTTCAATACGCTCAAAAACGAATATCCCAACTTGGGCGGCAACTACGAAGTGCTGCACCATTCGCAGTTTTTGGAGCAACTCATCGCCTCGGGCAAACTGCAAGTGAACGAAGATGCTGCCTTGATCGAAGGCGGCGTGACGTTCCACGACAGCTGCTACCTCGGCCGCGCCAATGAAGTCTATGAGGCGCCGCGCAAGGTGATCGAATCGCTCAAAGTTGAGATCCGGGAAATGAAGCGCAGCCGCACCAATGGCCTTTGCTGTGGCGCAGGCGGCGCACAGATGTTCAAGGAAGCCGAACACGGCAACAAAGAGATCAACATCGAGCGCTCGGAGGAAGCCTTGGCCACAGGCGCCAAAACCATCGCGGTCGGATGCCCCTTCTGCATGACGATGTTGGGCGACGGCGTCAAAAACAAAAATCAAGAAGACACGGTCAAAGTGCTCGACATTGCCGAGCTCATTGCAAGTGCCAAGGGGCTGAATCCCTGA
- a CDS encoding nucleotide sugar dehydrogenase — MKLFDPQSPVSLGPLAQALADKVAAKKAVIGIVGLGYVGLPIGLEFAKRDFNVMGFDVSTQKVDMLNAGENYNEDLSDAEIAAVAKNGRLKATTDFARLSEVDVVFIAVPTPFNANKDPDLSFIERASEKVGEALQRGQLVILKSTTFPGTTEDYMVPILERSGLTTSVDFFAAFSPERVDPGNKTFHTGNTPIVVGGIGAEATYLASMVNNAIIEKVYMVTNPKIAELEKLLENIFRSVNIALVNELALLCERMEGIDVWEVIEAAATKPFGYMKFLPGPGIGGHCIPIDPYYLSWLARAYDFETRFITLSANTNESMPLHVTNKVIHIIAKQPISLSQARVLVVGATFKKNVKDMRHSPAEPIIRNLEEAGVGHIDVADMWVPEYEAHGRVFKCLEVTPEMLKTYHCAIVVTDHDAFDPQMIVDHSNFVVDTRNMMKNVTGSREKITLLGSTL; from the coding sequence ATGAAACTTTTTGATCCTCAATCGCCCGTTTCCTTGGGCCCCCTTGCGCAAGCGCTTGCAGACAAAGTGGCAGCAAAAAAAGCTGTGATCGGCATCGTAGGCTTGGGCTACGTGGGTTTGCCGATCGGCTTGGAGTTTGCCAAGCGCGATTTCAACGTCATGGGATTTGATGTTTCCACCCAAAAGGTGGACATGCTCAATGCCGGTGAAAATTACAATGAGGATCTTTCCGATGCCGAAATTGCAGCCGTGGCAAAAAACGGCCGTTTGAAGGCAACGACTGACTTTGCGCGATTGAGCGAAGTCGACGTGGTTTTCATTGCGGTGCCCACCCCCTTCAATGCCAACAAGGATCCTGACCTGAGCTTCATCGAGCGCGCCTCGGAAAAGGTCGGCGAGGCCCTGCAACGCGGGCAATTGGTCATTCTCAAAAGCACCACATTCCCCGGCACGACGGAGGATTATATGGTGCCCATTCTCGAGCGCAGCGGCTTGACGACAAGCGTGGACTTCTTTGCAGCCTTCAGCCCCGAGCGTGTCGATCCGGGAAATAAAACCTTCCATACCGGCAATACACCTATCGTTGTCGGCGGTATTGGCGCCGAGGCGACCTACCTCGCTTCGATGGTCAACAATGCCATCATCGAGAAGGTCTACATGGTCACCAACCCCAAAATCGCCGAACTCGAAAAACTCCTCGAAAACATCTTCCGTTCGGTCAATATCGCCTTGGTCAATGAGCTTGCCTTGTTGTGCGAGCGCATGGAAGGCATCGACGTCTGGGAAGTGATCGAAGCCGCGGCTACCAAGCCTTTCGGATACATGAAATTTTTGCCCGGACCGGGCATCGGCGGTCACTGCATTCCGATTGACCCGTATTACCTCTCTTGGTTGGCACGCGCCTACGATTTCGAGACGCGTTTCATCACCCTGAGCGCCAATACCAACGAGAGCATGCCGCTGCATGTCACCAACAAGGTCATTCACATCATCGCCAAGCAACCGATTTCGCTTTCGCAGGCGCGTGTGCTCGTCGTGGGTGCGACCTTCAAGAAGAATGTTAAAGACATGCGGCATTCGCCGGCAGAGCCGATCATCCGCAATTTGGAAGAGGCCGGTGTCGGGCATATCGACGTGGCTGACATGTGGGTGCCCGAATACGAGGCCCATGGCCGCGTTTTCAAGTGCCTTGAGGTGACGCCCGAAATGTTGAAGACCTACCATTGCGCCATCGTCGTCACCGACCACGATGCATTCGACCCGCAAATGATCGTTGATCACAGCAATTTTGTGGTCGATACCCGGAACATGATGAAAAACGTAACCGGCAGCCGTGAAAAAATCACGTTGTTGGGCAGTACTTTGTAA
- a CDS encoding PP2C family protein-serine/threonine phosphatase, translated as MRRKAYSTNDPELLLRLKRQEADALRDVLRSINQAHLRPEHIFKVARNTLLAQCEVRKMKFIYLTDEGFQFGMRVGFQKFTAEATHELPRELVTLEIREEEHPILFGMGVEYVVPVNFQNKVAAWVLVADFAESDAERENDLIFIEIIGNVVSAALENRILIADMVAQESLRRELEVAEKIQKQLLPTDFGMIGQAEIFASNQSHHHIGGDFYDVISRGEKGFFLCIADVAGKGIGAALLMANLQANLRALILSENELKSVVQKLHKILYNITHGEQFVTFFIAHVRFEQGEIDYINCGHNPPLLARDGRLKEFDEGTIPLGIIDLPGVEQSTVRYEKGDTLFMYTDGLMEQHNKAGEMLGEHRIHTTLADTAQDSVKDIVAAMQTMYDAFCDGAEQEDDVTLLAVRF; from the coding sequence ATGCGCAGAAAAGCATATTCTACCAATGATCCCGAATTGCTGCTTCGCTTGAAAAGGCAGGAAGCGGATGCTTTGCGGGATGTGCTCAGGTCCATCAACCAAGCCCATCTGCGCCCGGAACATATCTTCAAAGTTGCACGCAACACGCTCCTTGCCCAATGTGAGGTGCGCAAAATGAAGTTCATTTACCTTACTGACGAGGGTTTCCAATTTGGAATGCGTGTCGGGTTCCAGAAATTCACCGCTGAGGCAACGCATGAGCTCCCCCGAGAATTGGTGACATTGGAAATTCGGGAAGAGGAACATCCTATCCTGTTTGGAATGGGTGTCGAATACGTGGTTCCCGTCAATTTTCAAAACAAAGTCGCCGCTTGGGTACTCGTAGCTGACTTCGCGGAAAGCGATGCCGAGCGGGAAAATGACCTGATTTTCATCGAAATCATCGGGAATGTTGTTTCTGCCGCATTGGAAAACCGCATTTTGATCGCGGACATGGTCGCGCAGGAAAGCCTGCGCCGCGAACTCGAAGTTGCCGAAAAGATTCAAAAGCAGCTGCTCCCAACTGATTTTGGCATGATCGGGCAGGCGGAAATTTTTGCCAGTAACCAGAGTCACCACCACATTGGTGGCGACTTTTACGACGTGATTTCCCGCGGAGAAAAGGGCTTTTTCCTTTGTATTGCCGACGTTGCAGGAAAGGGCATCGGAGCGGCATTGCTCATGGCCAATCTGCAAGCCAACCTTCGCGCCTTGATTCTAAGCGAAAACGAGCTGAAATCCGTGGTGCAGAAGCTCCACAAGATTTTGTACAACATTACCCATGGCGAGCAATTCGTTACATTTTTCATTGCCCATGTGCGCTTTGAACAAGGCGAAATCGACTACATCAACTGTGGTCACAACCCGCCGCTGCTTGCCCGTGACGGGCGGTTGAAAGAGTTTGACGAAGGCACAATTCCGTTGGGAATCATTGATTTGCCGGGAGTTGAGCAGAGCACGGTTCGCTATGAGAAGGGGGATACGCTGTTCATGTACACCGACGGACTCATGGAACAGCACAACAAGGCAGGCGAAATGCTTGGGGAGCACCGCATCCATACCACGCTTGCCGATACCGCACAGGATTCGGTCAAGGACATTGTGGCTGCGATGCAAACGATGTATGATGCATTTTGTGACGGTGCCGAGCAGGAAGATGATGTCACTTTGCTTGCTGTACGTTTCTAG
- a CDS encoding ABC transporter permease codes for MGQSSSPAALAWRRFRRNVPAMVGLGWLLLCTLVAIFAYPLMPDGTHNGNFQVSALSKQPPGTAYLLMLKPNQVQQAPPGWFGFLGSGNPDNFTPTAISAAESLQVHADTILYVDLHGKQQTTLLPAWVIALEKEGEWPTKWKQMNGKPYLLNNQPGTPATVTIRGVGSDGNTSVQLASLQSKFENQLVAKGHFWLGSDAAGRDVLSRLILGTRVSLGIGLMAVLVSLLLGVTLGALAGFFRGKVDAVIMWFVSVVWSIPTLLLAISLAFVMGKGTWQLFLAIGISSWVDVARLVRGQIFSIREMQFVEATKALGYRWPRTIFRHILPNVLSPLIIIAAANFASAILMEAGLSFLGVGVQPPTPSWGSMIKEGYAQIMFDSGIWLAIFPGLAIILVVISLNLVGFGLRDALDPKQKG; via the coding sequence GTGGGACAAAGTAGCAGTCCGGCAGCATTGGCATGGAGGCGTTTCAGACGCAACGTGCCCGCCATGGTCGGGCTGGGCTGGTTATTGTTGTGCACCTTGGTTGCCATTTTTGCCTATCCTTTGATGCCGGATGGCACGCACAACGGCAATTTCCAAGTAAGCGCATTGTCCAAACAACCCCCTGGAACCGCCTACTTGCTCATGCTCAAGCCCAATCAAGTACAGCAAGCGCCACCGGGATGGTTCGGCTTTTTGGGCAGTGGAAACCCCGACAACTTCACGCCCACTGCCATTTCTGCAGCCGAATCCCTTCAGGTGCATGCCGACACGATTCTCTATGTGGACCTGCACGGAAAGCAGCAAACAACCTTGTTACCCGCTTGGGTGATCGCCCTCGAAAAGGAAGGCGAATGGCCAACAAAGTGGAAGCAAATGAATGGGAAGCCCTATCTGCTCAACAATCAGCCGGGTACCCCAGCGACAGTGACCATTCGAGGTGTCGGATCTGACGGTAATACCTCCGTGCAGCTTGCATCCCTGCAGTCAAAATTTGAGAATCAGCTTGTGGCCAAAGGGCATTTTTGGTTAGGATCGGATGCTGCCGGAAGGGACGTCCTGAGCCGATTGATCTTGGGTACGCGCGTGAGCCTTGGCATCGGTTTGATGGCTGTATTGGTCAGCTTGCTGCTTGGAGTGACTTTGGGTGCGCTCGCCGGATTTTTCAGAGGCAAAGTGGACGCGGTGATCATGTGGTTTGTCTCCGTTGTTTGGTCCATTCCGACACTGTTGCTTGCGATTTCCTTGGCTTTTGTGATGGGAAAAGGGACTTGGCAGTTGTTTTTGGCAATCGGGATCAGTTCCTGGGTGGATGTCGCACGTTTGGTGCGCGGACAAATTTTTTCCATCCGGGAGATGCAATTCGTCGAAGCGACCAAAGCCTTGGGTTACCGCTGGCCAAGGACGATTTTCAGACATATTTTGCCGAATGTTCTCAGTCCGTTGATCATCATTGCAGCCGCCAATTTTGCTTCCGCGATCTTGATGGAAGCTGGGCTCAGCTTCTTAGGTGTTGGTGTGCAACCGCCTACGCCGTCTTGGGGCTCCATGATCAAGGAAGGTTATGCCCAAATCATGTTTGACAGCGGAATTTGGCTTGCGATTTTCCCGGGATTGGCCATCATTTTGGTGGTGATTTCGCTAAATTTGGTCGGCTTTGGGTTGCGCGATGCGCTTGACCCCAAACAAAAGGGTTGA